The DNA region ACTAAGAAACCTGGAGCGATTGCATTAGCACGAACGCCAACATGAGCAAAGTGAACTGCTAACCATTGAGTAAAGTTAGAGATTGCTGATTTAGCACCTGAGTATGCAGGGATTTTTGTTAATGGTGTGAATGCGTTCATTGAAGAAATATTGATAATGTTCGCACCTTCACGGCCAATCATGTCTTTAGCAAAAACTTGAGTTGGTAATAAAGTACCTAAGAAGTTTAAGTTAAATACAAATTCAACACCTGATTGGTCTAAGTCGAAGAAAGTTTTTGTTTCTTCTGGTAAGTCTAATTCATGGTATTCGTTGTCAGTAGTTGCGCGAGGGTTATTACCACCAGCACCATTTATTAATACGTCAGTACCACCGAATTCAGCATCTACAGCTTCTTTAGCTGCTTTGATTGAATCGATTTCTAATACGTTACATACTACAGCGATTGCTTTACCAGGGATGTCTAAAGCGTTGATTTCGTCAGCACGTGCTTGAGCTGCGTCACCGTTTAAGTCTAATAAAGCAACGTTAGCGCCTGCTTGAGCAAAAGCTTCTGCAAATTTAGAAACTAATACACCACCAGCACCTGTTAATACGACTGTTTTACCTGTAAAGTCATGAGCAAATTGGTTTGCCATTATTCATTACCTCTTTCTTATCTACTGGAAGTCCAGTAATTCATTGTCTTTGTTACGGTTAATTATTTAGTAGTACCAAAGTTTGGTGTTTTACCAGCAGCTTTCATTGCAGCTTCATATAAACCGTTGAAGTAAGTAGCACCTAATGCGCGGTCATATAAACCGTAACCTGGTGTTACTGTTTGGTCACCCCAAATACGACGACCGTGGTCTGGACGTAATGCACCTTGCCAGTCATGGTCAACTAACATTTTGATTACTTCGTACATGTCGATGTCACCAGCTTCAGATAAGTGAGCTGTCTCTTGGAAGCCCCAGTCTCCACGTTTAACGTTACGAGTATGCATGAAGTTGATACGGTTACGTTCTAATGCTGATTTAGTCATTGCTAAAACATCATTTTTAGGATCAGAAGCGTAAGAACCAACACACATAGTAATACCGTTGTATTCTGAATCATAGATGTCTAAGAAACGAGTAACTGCTTCTTGATCAGTGATGATACGTGGTAAACCAAAGATTGAGTATGGAGGGTCATCTGGGTGAATAGCCATTTTTACGCCAGCAGCTTCTGCTGTAGGCATGATAGCTTTAATGAAGTATTCTAAGTTTTCCCAAAGTTTAGCTTCATCTACGTTATCACGGTAGTAGTCTAAAATAGCTTTCATTTCTTCTTTAGTGTAAGAAGAGTCCCAACCTGGTAATGAAAGTTCACCTTCAACTGGATCCATACGTTCAACATCTTCTTTGATGAATGCTAACGATTTAGAACCATCTGGTAAGTCATGGTTTAAGTCAGAACGAGTCCAGTCAAAAACTGGCATAAAGTTATAACATACAACAGGAATTCCTGCTTTACCTAAGTTAGTTAAAGTTGTTTTGTAGTTTTCGATTAATTGGTCACGGTTAGGTTTACCTTGTTTGATATCCTCATGAACCGGTACTGATTCGATAACTGAAATATGTAGACCTGCATCTTCAACATCTTTCTTAAG from Aerococcus urinaeequi includes:
- a CDS encoding SDR family oxidoreductase — protein: MANQFAHDFTGKTVVLTGAGGVLVSKFAEAFAQAGANVALLDLNGDAAQARADEINALDIPGKAIAVVCNVLEIDSIKAAKEAVDAEFGGTDVLINGAGGNNPRATTDNEYHELDLPEETKTFFDLDQSGVEFVFNLNFLGTLLPTQVFAKDMIGREGANIINISSMNAFTPLTKIPAYSGAKSAISNFTQWLAVHFAHVGVRANAIAPGFLVSNQNIDMMFEADHKTLKPRGEKIINGTPMGRFGEPEELLGGLLFLADEKSASFVNGVVLPIDGGFAAYAGV
- the uxuA gene encoding mannonate dehydratase; the encoded protein is MEMSFRWYGQDDPVTLQQIREIPGMQGIVTAVYDIPVGEVWPMERIEQLKKDVEDAGLHISVIESVPVHEDIKQGKPNRDQLIENYKTTLTNLGKAGIPVVCYNFMPVFDWTRSDLNHDLPDGSKSLAFIKEDVERMDPVEGELSLPGWDSSYTKEEMKAILDYYRDNVDEAKLWENLEYFIKAIMPTAEAAGVKMAIHPDDPPYSIFGLPRIITDQEAVTRFLDIYDSEYNGITMCVGSYASDPKNDVLAMTKSALERNRINFMHTRNVKRGDWGFQETAHLSEAGDIDMYEVIKMLVDHDWQGALRPDHGRRIWGDQTVTPGYGLYDRALGATYFNGLYEAAMKAAGKTPNFGTTK